A stretch of the Capsicum annuum cultivar UCD-10X-F1 chromosome 8, UCD10Xv1.1, whole genome shotgun sequence genome encodes the following:
- the LOC107879140 gene encoding uncharacterized protein LOC107879140, with protein sequence MVRATLAKYGVKKHKIAMPYHRQTSGQVEISNVNARRKDWSRKLDDALWSYQTAFKTPISMSPYKLFYGKACHLPIELEHKALWALKHLNLNWDETTNMRLGQLNRMDEFYLGAYERTDLNKEQIKK encoded by the coding sequence ATGGTCCGAGCCACATTGGCAAAATATGGTGTTAAGAAGCATAAGATAGCTATGCCATATCACCGACAAACAAGTGGGCAAGTGGAGATCTCCAATGTGAATGCTAGGAggaaggattggtctaggaagctggacgaTGCATTATGGTCATATCAaacagctttcaagacacctattagCATGTCTCCATACAAATTGTTTTACGGCAAGGCATGCCATTTGCcgattgagctagagcataaagcaCTGTGGGCACTGAAGCATCTTAATCTGAACTGGGATGAAACAACAAATATGAGACTGGGGCAGCTCAATAGGATGGATGAGTTCTATCTTGGAGCTTATGAGAGAACCGACCTGAACAaggaacaaataaagaaatag